The proteins below are encoded in one region of Thermothelomyces thermophilus ATCC 42464 chromosome 1, complete sequence:
- a CDS encoding glycosyltransferase family 2 protein (CAZy_ID 268015): MAADGVEETWPIKDIVYTSIVGIIMLAAFLEWVLWIAAFLYCLWKVFVKAEHWTVRVLAVLVGVAFTLLRFIFLPIMVVTLPLPSVIARFWPPAMVTFLQWFAFWSFAGLLTIPWLFCVYQIVTHQLGRTKRIKQVLDEVSAPKVVIVMPCYKEEPDVLITAINSVVDCDYPPSCIHVFLSFDGDQVDELYLNTIEKLGVPLTLESYPKSIDVTYKAARITVSRFPHGGKRHCQKMTFKLIDKVYEKYLKRNDNLFILFIDSDCILDRVCLQNFVYDMELSPGNRRDMLAMTGVITSTTRKHSLITLLQDMEYVHGQLFERTVESGCGAVTCLPGALTMLRFSAFRRMAKYYFADKTEQCEDLFDFAKNHLGEDRWLTHLFMIGAKKRYQIQMCTSAFCKTEAVQTVRSLIKQRRRWFLGFITNEVCMLTDWRLWRRYPILVLVRFMQNTIRTTALLFFIMVLALLTTSKKVNELPVGFIAISLGLNWLLMIYFGAKLRRFKIWLYPMMFVLNPFFNWYYMVYGIFTAGQRTWGGPRADAAAADANTTAQQAIEKAEQTGDDLNIVPESFIPAAQKRAEAELAAQGAQGAHTDGDLDEDEDKQDTGRNKRSRSTRRSGTITGIDTGASTGGALLLPPDQVDGRFAAPERTASGWYHHPDDSVFTLATPSFFESSASPITDTNTNYNRFISLNEAETGRNYFSSSSNYRNIHNNEDSRYSFDSGLSGPHGDDGNGNGNGNGNGNGNGSGKDVAVYMPQTVESIMGEEDRRKYELAQASQVRQLLAMRESRVWRRLSQRQRRRRQQERGYVVEVGDDDGGNRQRPQQQQQQQQQQQQQPRGEVSLLDGSVAAEGGRRPLVPHPPSPHSPPQPPQTAGARSGRSPLGRASWTRPTTADDLEAAMGTSPTREPGPNGGASSSRDRSGKTAR, from the exons ATGGCGGCGGATGGTGTGGAAGAAACATGGCCGATCAAGGAC ATCGTGTACACCTCCATCGTAGGCATAATTATGCTTGCTGCCTTCCTCGAATGGGTCCTCTGGATAGCCGCCTTCCTCTACTGTTTGTGGAAGGTATTTGTCAAAGCCGAGCACTGGACCGTTCGGGTCCTGGCAGTCCTTGTTGGAGTCGCTTTTACGCTGCTCAG GTTCATCTTCCTCCCCATTATGGTCGTGACGCTGCCACTTCCGAGCGTCATCGCCCGCTTCTGGCCCCCAGCCATGGTCACGTTCCTCCAGTGGTTCGCTTTCTGGAGTTTTGCCGGTCTCCTGACAATCCCCTGGTTGTTCTGCGTCTACCAGATCGTCACGCATCAGCTCGGGAGAACGAAGCGCATTAAGCAGGTCCTTGACGAGGTATCCGCTCCCAAGGTCGTTATCGTGATGCCTTGCTACAAGGAGGAGCCGGACGTCCTGATCACCGCCATCAATTCCGTTGTCGACTGCGACTATCCGCCTTCCTGTATCCACGTCTTCCTCTCCTTTGACGGAGACCAGGTGGACGAGCTGTATCTCAACACCATCGAGAAGCTCGGTGTCCCGCTGACGCTCGAGTCGTACCCCAAGAGTATTGACGTGACGTACAAGGCCGCCCGCATCACCGTCTCGAGGTTTCCCCATGGCGGGAAGCGGCATTGCCAAAAGATGACCTTCAAGCTCATCGACAAGGTCTATGAGAAGTACCTCAAGAGGAATGACAACCTCTTCATCCTCTTCATCGACTCGGACTGCATCCTCGACAGGGTCTGCCTGCAGAACTTTGTCTACGATATGGAGCTGAGCCCGGGCAACCGGCGGGATATGCTGGCCATGACGGGTGTCATCACATCAACCACGAGGAAACACAGCCTCATCACCCTCCTCCAGGATATGGAGTACGTCCACGGCCAGCTCTTTGAACGGACGGTCGAGTCCGGCTGCGGCGCCGTCACCTGCCTTCCGGGCGCCCTGACGATGCTCCGCTTCTCGGCCTTTCGGCGCATGGCCAAGTATTACTTTGCCGACAAGACTGAGCAGTGCGAGGACCTCTTCGACTTTGCAAAGAACCACCTGGGCGAGGACCGCTGGCTGACCCATCTGTTCATGATCGGCGCCAAAAAGCGGTATCAGATCCAGATGTGCACGTCCGCCTTTTGCAAGACCGAGGCCGTCCAGACGGTGCGGTCGCTGATCAAGCAGCGCCGCAGGTGGTTCCTGGGCTTCATCACCAACGAGGTTTGCATGTTGACCGATTGGCGGCTGTGGAGGCGGTATCCAATCTTGGTCCTCGTCCGGTTCATGCAAAACACCATCCGCACCACCGCCCTGCTCTTCTTCATCATGGTTCTGGCGCTGTTGACCACGTCCAAGAAGGTCAACGAGCTACCAGTCGGCTTCATCGCCATCTCGCTCGGCCTGAACTGGCTGCTGATGATATACTTTGGCGCCAAGCTCCGCCGTTTCAAGATCTGGCTCTATCCCATGATGTTCGTCCTCAATCCCTTCTTCAACTGGTATTACATGGTCTATGGCATCTTCACGGCCGGCCAGCGCACATGGGGCGGCCCGCGCGCCGACGCAGCCGCGGCCGATGCGAACACCACCGCTCAACAGGCCATCGAAAAAGCCGAGCAGACCGGCGACGACCTCAACATCGTGCCCGAGTCTTTCATACCCGCAGCCCAAAAGCGCGCAGAGGCCGAGCTCGCCGCCCAAGGCGCCCAAGGCGCCCACACCGACGGCGACCtagacgaggacgaggataaGCAGGATACCGGGAGGAACAAGCGAAGCAGGAGTACCCGGAGATCTGGCACCATCACCGGCATCGACACCGGCGCCAGCACCGGcggcgccctcctcctccctcctgACCAAGTCGACGGCCGCTTTGCGGCGCCCGAGCGCACCGCATCCGGGTGGTACCACCACCCGGACGACTCCGTCTTCACCCTCGCCACCCCTTCCTTCTTCGAGAGCAGCGCCTCGCCCATCACGGACACTAACACCAACTACAACCGCTTCATCTCCCTAAACGAGGCTGAGACCGGCAGGAACTATTTTAGCAGCAGTAGTAACTACAGAAACATTCACAACAACGAGGACTCTAGATATTCGTTCGACAGTGGTCTCTCGGGACCGCACGgggacgacggcaacggcaacggcaacggcaacggcaacggcaacggcaacggcagcGGCAAGGATGTGGCGGTGTACATGCCCCAAACCGTCGAGAGCATCATGGGAGAGGAGGACCGGCGCAAGTACGAGCTCGCGCAGGCGAGTCAGGTCCGGCAGCTTCTCGCCATGCGCGAGTCGCGCGTATGGAGGAGACTGtcgcagcggcagcggcggcggcggcaacagGAGCGCGGCTACGTGGTCGAGGTGGGGGACGATGACGGCGGGAACCGGCAGcggccgcagcagcagcaacaacaacagcaacagcaacagcaacaaccgcGAGGAGAGGTCAGCTTGCTGGACGGGAGTGTTGCTGCTGAGGGTGGGAGGCGGCCTCTTGTCCCTCATCCTCCTTCTCCCCACTCTCCTCCGCAGCCGCCTCAGACCGCCGGGGCGAGGTCTGGGAGGAGCCCACTGGGAAGGGCGAGCTGGACGCGACCAACCACGGCAGACGACCTAGAGGCGGCAATGGGGACATCTCCGACCCGGGAGCCGGGACCTAATGGCGGCGCCTCGTCGTCAAGAGACAGATCTGGGAAGACGGCGAGGTAG